A DNA window from Anastrepha obliqua isolate idAnaObli1 chromosome 5, idAnaObli1_1.0, whole genome shotgun sequence contains the following coding sequences:
- the LOC129247561 gene encoding 2-oxoglutarate and iron-dependent oxygenase JMJD4 homolog isoform X1: MDTIERLSDGTIPYRSFYARYIESNWPAIITNVSNEWECSKNWVLRNFLSDESFQTSVINFDYLKHKISNRLVPVTNCSGYFKQNSVMEMHFHNFLEYWEGQHKTGTHSVDSIKECNSLYLKDWHLKAQLPSYEFYKVPDYFCSDWLNEYLVKHNRDDYRFVYMGPKNSWTPFHVDVFGSFSWSTNVCGCKKWILLPPGEQYKIADRFGNIAYNVSEKLLYENNVNFFVIYQKENEAVFVPSGWYHQVWNITDTISVNHNWFNAANIKYIWCNISENLRKVIYEINDLRKNCNFVSTCQEILKANFGLSISGFLDILCFIAETRLCLLKDGHQKSCLSGTKKPSDFYLNKNHINNDLKNINILLKVMAQDKIVYNCSMLYERCIRYIDLSNPCNKQKIRT, translated from the exons atggaTACCATTGAAAGATTAAGTGACGGTACAATACCGTACAGAAGTTTTTATGCGAGGTATATTGAGAGTAATTGGCCGGCTATAATAACCAACGTGTCCAATGAATGGGAATGTAGTAAAAACTGGGTACTTCGAAATTTCCTTTCCGACGAGAGTTTCCAGACAAGCGTCATTAATTTCGATTATCTTAAGCATAAAATAAGCAATCGTTTGGTGCCTGTAACGAACTGTTCCGGGTACTTTAAGCAAAATAGTGTCATGGAGATGCACTTTCACAATTTCTTGGAATACTGGGAAGGGCAGCACAAAACTGGGACTCACAGCGTAGACTCTATAAAAGAGTGCAATAGTTTATATCTGAAAGACTGGCATTTAAAAGCACAACTACCCAGCTATGAGTTCTATAAAGTGCCAGATTATTTTTGCTCAGATTGGTTAAATGAGTATCTTGTGAAGCATAACCGTGACGATTATCGATTTGTTTATATGGGACCGAAAAATTCATG GACCCCTTTCCATGTAGACGTCTTCGGATCATTCAGTTGGTCTACTAATGTGTGCGGATGCAAAAAATGGATTCTTCTACCTCCCGGTGAACAATATAAAATAGCAGACCGTTTCGGAAATATTGCATATAATGTTAGCGAGAAGCTATTATATGAAAACAATGTAAATTTCTTTGTGATTTAccaaaaagaaaatgaagcagTATTCGTGCCGAGCGGTTGGTATCACCAAGTATGGAATATTACCGATACCATTTCCGTCAACCATAACTGGTTTAATGCagctaatataaaatatatttggtgtaatatttcggaaaatttgAGAAAAGTAATTTATGAGATCAAcgatttaaggaaaaattgtaactttgtATCAACATGTCAAGAAATTCTTAAGGCGAATTTCGGGTTAAGTATTTCTGGTTTCCTTGATATTCTGTGTTTCATAGCCGAGACTCGTTTATGTTTGCTTAAGGACGGGCATCAAAAATCGTGTTTAAGCGGGACCAAAAAACCATCCGACTTTTATCTGAATAAAAACCATATTAacaatgatttaaaaaacattaatattctTTTGAAGGTTATGGCGCAAGATAAGATCGTTTACAATTGTTCTATGTTGTACGAACGGTGTATAAGATATATAGATCTAAGTAATCCttgtaataaacaaaaaattaggacATAG
- the LOC129247561 gene encoding 2-oxoglutarate and iron-dependent oxygenase JMJD4 homolog isoform X3, which produces MDTIERLSDGTIPYRSFYARYIESNWPAIITNVSNEWECSKNWVLRNFLSDESFQTSVINFDYLKHKISNRLVPVTNCSGYFKQNSVMEMHFHNFLEYWEGQHKTGTHSVDSIKECNSLYLKDWHLKAQLPSYEFYKVPDYFCSDWLNEYLVKHNRDDYRFVYMGPKNS; this is translated from the exons atggaTACCATTGAAAGATTAAGTGACGGTACAATACCGTACAGAAGTTTTTATGCGAGGTATATTGAGAGTAATTGGCCGGCTATAATAACCAACGTGTCCAATGAATGGGAATGTAGTAAAAACTGGGTACTTCGAAATTTCCTTTCCGACGAGAGTTTCCAGACAAGCGTCATTAATTTCGATTATCTTAAGCATAAAATAAGCAATCGTTTGGTGCCTGTAACGAACTGTTCCGGGTACTTTAAGCAAAATAGTGTCATGGAGATGCACTTTCACAATTTCTTGGAATACTGGGAAGGGCAGCACAAAACTGGGACTCACAGCGTAGACTCTATAAAAGAGTGCAATAGTTTATATCTGAAAGACTGGCATTTAAAAGCACAACTACCCAGCTATGAGTTCTATAAAGTGCCAGATTATTTTTGCTCAGATTGGTTAAATGAGTATCTTGTGAAGCATAACCGTGACGATTATCGATTTGTTTATATGGGACCGAAAAATTCATG A
- the LOC129247561 gene encoding 2-oxoglutarate and iron-dependent oxygenase JMJD4 homolog isoform X2, which yields MSRTPFHVDVFGSFSWSTNVCGCKKWILLPPGEQYKIADRFGNIAYNVSEKLLYENNVNFFVIYQKENEAVFVPSGWYHQVWNITDTISVNHNWFNAANIKYIWCNISENLRKVIYEINDLRKNCNFVSTCQEILKANFGLSISGFLDILCFIAETRLCLLKDGHQKSCLSGTKKPSDFYLNKNHINNDLKNINILLKVMAQDKIVYNCSMLYERCIRYIDLSNPCNKQKIRT from the exons ATG AGTAGGACCCCTTTCCATGTAGACGTCTTCGGATCATTCAGTTGGTCTACTAATGTGTGCGGATGCAAAAAATGGATTCTTCTACCTCCCGGTGAACAATATAAAATAGCAGACCGTTTCGGAAATATTGCATATAATGTTAGCGAGAAGCTATTATATGAAAACAATGTAAATTTCTTTGTGATTTAccaaaaagaaaatgaagcagTATTCGTGCCGAGCGGTTGGTATCACCAAGTATGGAATATTACCGATACCATTTCCGTCAACCATAACTGGTTTAATGCagctaatataaaatatatttggtgtaatatttcggaaaatttgAGAAAAGTAATTTATGAGATCAAcgatttaaggaaaaattgtaactttgtATCAACATGTCAAGAAATTCTTAAGGCGAATTTCGGGTTAAGTATTTCTGGTTTCCTTGATATTCTGTGTTTCATAGCCGAGACTCGTTTATGTTTGCTTAAGGACGGGCATCAAAAATCGTGTTTAAGCGGGACCAAAAAACCATCCGACTTTTATCTGAATAAAAACCATATTAacaatgatttaaaaaacattaatattctTTTGAAGGTTATGGCGCAAGATAAGATCGTTTACAATTGTTCTATGTTGTACGAACGGTGTATAAGATATATAGATCTAAGTAATCCttgtaataaacaaaaaattaggacATAG